A window of the Polaribacter batillariae genome harbors these coding sequences:
- a CDS encoding sensor histidine kinase — MEQILSNEDQVIIIVLIGVLMLLLMGVALLLFFFLSRKKITAKELEKKSLEINHQKEIIQSIIVTQEKERKRIAQDLHDDISSKLNVINLNANLLKDGELSPEEYTMVNDTILQATDKTLESARKIAHNLLPPILDKFGLKEAIEELADSYSNSKKIIIKYTLNYPKNYLSSNNELHVFRIVQELINNSVKHGQATQSTIKISCSNSKLLVTYSDNGVGFDMHNQNHQKGLGMKNIESRIALLKGNFNIKSEINNGFKIKVII, encoded by the coding sequence ATGGAACAAATACTTTCTAATGAAGATCAAGTGATAATAATTGTTCTTATTGGTGTTTTAATGCTTCTTTTAATGGGAGTTGCATTGCTGTTATTTTTCTTTTTATCAAGAAAAAAAATAACAGCAAAAGAATTAGAAAAAAAATCTTTAGAAATTAATCATCAAAAAGAGATAATACAATCGATAATTGTTACTCAAGAAAAAGAACGCAAGCGTATTGCACAAGATTTACATGACGATATTAGTTCTAAATTAAACGTAATAAACCTAAATGCGAACCTTCTAAAAGACGGAGAATTAAGTCCAGAAGAATACACTATGGTAAACGATACCATTTTACAAGCTACAGATAAAACCTTAGAAAGTGCCAGAAAAATAGCTCATAATTTATTGCCTCCCATTTTAGATAAATTTGGTTTAAAAGAAGCAATAGAAGAATTAGCGGACTCTTATAGTAATAGTAAAAAAATAATTATAAAATACACCTTAAATTATCCGAAAAACTATTTAAGTTCCAATAACGAGTTACATGTTTTTAGAATTGTTCAAGAACTAATAAACAATTCTGTTAAACACGGGCAAGCAACTCAAAGTACTATAAAAATAAGCTGTAGTAATTCTAAACTATTGGTAACCTATTCTGATAATGGAGTTGGTTTTGATATGCATAACCAAAACCATCAAAAAGGATTAGGAATGAAAAATATAGAAAGCAGAATCGCTTTATTAAAAGGAAATTTTAATATTAAAAGTGAAATAAACAATGGTTTTAAAATAAAAGTTATCATTTAA
- the uvrC gene encoding excinuclease ABC subunit UvrC encodes MSASLELQLQTLPNTPGVYQYFDKNDVIIYIGKAKNLKKRVASYFTKKHENGKTRVLVKNIVRIKHIVVNTETDALLLENNLIKKYKPKYNVLLKDDKSYPWLCIKKERFPRIFLTRRVVKDGSEYFGPYTSVKTVRILLDLIKELYPLRTCNYDLSAQKINEGKYKVCLEYHLGNCLGPCEGLETQTHYENSIKEIKNIIKGNFKESLDKFKKMMLDFSESMEFEKAQKIKEKLDRLNNYQAKSTIVNPSINNVDVFSIISDETHGYANFLKISNGSIIQSHTTEIKKKLDETDKELLELFIVEIRQRFNSQSPEIYVPFKVNLGETVKVTVPKLGDKKRIVNLSERNAKYYRMEQFKQIKIVDPDRHTKRIMAQMKKDLRLSVEPRHIECFDNSNIQGTNPVAACVVFKDAKPSKKDYRHYNIKTVVGPDDFSSMEEVVYRRYKRLLAEDEPLPQLIIVDGGKGQLSSGLKALERLGLRGKIAIIGIAKRLEEIYYPGDPIPLYLDKKSETLKITQYLRNEAHRFGITFHRNKRSKSAIQTELEQIPDVGKQTITTLLRTFKSAKRVKEASLEDLKKSIGHARAIKVYGFYHPEKEKQNEK; translated from the coding sequence ATGTCTGCATCATTAGAACTTCAATTACAAACGCTACCGAATACACCAGGAGTGTATCAATATTTCGATAAGAACGATGTAATTATTTATATAGGTAAGGCAAAAAATTTAAAAAAAAGAGTGGCTTCTTATTTTACAAAAAAACACGAAAATGGTAAAACAAGAGTTTTAGTAAAAAACATTGTTCGTATAAAACATATTGTTGTAAATACAGAAACGGATGCTTTATTATTAGAAAACAACCTTATAAAAAAATACAAACCCAAATACAATGTCTTGCTGAAAGACGATAAAAGTTACCCTTGGTTGTGTATTAAAAAAGAACGATTTCCAAGAATATTTTTAACACGTAGGGTTGTTAAAGATGGCTCAGAATATTTTGGACCTTACACCTCAGTAAAAACAGTAAGAATTCTGTTAGATTTAATAAAAGAATTATATCCTTTAAGAACCTGTAATTACGATTTAAGTGCACAAAAAATTAACGAGGGTAAGTATAAAGTTTGTTTAGAGTATCATTTGGGCAATTGTTTAGGTCCTTGCGAAGGCTTAGAAACACAAACCCATTACGAAAATTCGATTAAGGAAATTAAAAACATTATCAAAGGAAATTTTAAAGAGAGCTTAGATAAATTTAAAAAAATGATGCTCGATTTTTCTGAAAGTATGGAGTTTGAAAAAGCACAAAAAATTAAAGAAAAATTAGACAGGTTAAATAATTATCAAGCCAAAAGCACCATTGTAAATCCATCTATAAACAACGTAGATGTTTTTTCTATTATTTCTGATGAAACCCATGGGTATGCAAACTTTTTAAAAATTTCTAACGGTTCTATCATTCAATCTCATACTACAGAAATTAAGAAAAAGTTAGATGAGACAGACAAAGAATTATTAGAACTTTTTATTGTAGAAATAAGGCAACGTTTCAACTCACAATCGCCAGAAATTTATGTGCCTTTTAAAGTAAATTTAGGAGAAACTGTAAAAGTAACTGTGCCAAAATTAGGGGATAAAAAACGCATTGTAAATCTTTCTGAAAGAAATGCCAAATATTACAGAATGGAACAGTTTAAGCAAATTAAAATTGTAGATCCAGACAGGCATACTAAAAGAATTATGGCGCAAATGAAAAAAGATTTGCGACTTTCTGTAGAACCAAGACATATAGAATGTTTCGATAATTCGAATATTCAAGGAACAAACCCTGTGGCTGCATGTGTTGTTTTTAAAGACGCAAAACCAAGTAAAAAAGATTATCGACACTACAATATAAAAACGGTTGTAGGGCCAGACGATTTTAGTTCTATGGAAGAAGTTGTGTATAGAAGATACAAGCGTTTGTTAGCAGAAGACGAGCCTTTACCACAATTAATTATTGTAGATGGTGGAAAAGGACAATTGTCTTCAGGTTTAAAAGCCTTAGAAAGGTTAGGTTTGCGAGGTAAAATAGCCATTATTGGTATTGCAAAACGTTTAGAAGAAATTTATTATCCTGGAGACCCAATTCCTTTGTATTTAGATAAAAAGTCTGAAACCTTAAAAATAACACAATATTTAAGAAACGAAGCCCATAGATTTGGTATTACGTTTCATAGAAATAAACGTAGTAAAAGTGCCATTCAAACAGAGTTAGAACAAATTCCTGATGTTGGCAAACAAACCATTACAACTTTATTACGTACTTTTAAATCGGCAAAACGCGTTAAAGAAGCTTCTTTAGAAGATTTAAAGAAATCTATTGGACATGCGAGAGCAATAAAAGTATATGGGTTTTATCATCCAGAAAAAGAAAAACAAAATGAAAAATAG
- a CDS encoding patatin-like phospholipase family protein: MKNSLFLFLLMLPMLLLGQQEQPKVGLVLSGGGAKGFAHIAVLKEIDKAGIQLDYIGGTSMGAIIGGFYAAGYSANQIEEIILKTDFLTLIRDELPRSAATFFEKEFGEKTIVTLPVNKGKIGLPKGVSKGQNVLNLLLELFDSVDGNQDFAKLPTPFFCIATDVENGEPVVLEKGSLPISLRASGSFPSLLNPVEIGDKLLIDGGIANNFPVSIMKKKGIDIIIGVDVEGKLFQKDKINSVVTLLNQIMSYQMYNKTDEEIKKLDVYIHPQISDYTVVDFDKKEEIIEKGTIEAKKYSKVFEQIAAKQVVKKKRKNINFNKEKLKISEIGVHGGKNYTRAYILGKLNIKNGDSLSRQDITKKIYLLSATRNFNRIEYNLVKKINGSYLLDFKVSESNEKANLKLGIHYDYLYKSSILANYNHKSVLTKNDMLSLNLIFGDNLRYDFTYFVDNGFYTSYGFRSRYNHFRSQVPFSESTSPNISSVNIRYSDFTNEIFLQTTFSRKFAIGIGAEVKRIEALTDNINSLDDSHIADDSVYFNVLGYLKLDTYNKRYFATKGFFADLGFKWYLLSSDFANNFERYAQTKGKVGFATSFWDKFTLQYTGEAGFSLSSVESRVFDFQLGGNNQNYINNFISLYGYEFADLSDESFVKSEFNIRYQFLPKHYFSVIANYARLDTNVFKDIDLFKDVKSGYALGYSYDSFLGPIELKYSWSPDTNENVWLFNLGFWF; this comes from the coding sequence ATGAAAAATAGTCTGTTTTTATTCTTATTGATGCTTCCAATGCTACTTTTGGGGCAACAAGAGCAACCTAAAGTTGGTTTGGTTTTAAGTGGTGGTGGTGCAAAAGGATTTGCGCATATAGCCGTCTTAAAAGAAATCGACAAAGCCGGCATTCAATTAGATTATATTGGAGGTACAAGTATGGGGGCCATTATTGGAGGTTTTTATGCAGCAGGCTACTCTGCAAATCAAATTGAAGAAATTATCTTAAAAACAGATTTCTTAACACTTATTAGAGACGAGTTACCCAGAAGTGCTGCCACTTTTTTCGAAAAAGAATTTGGCGAAAAAACAATAGTTACACTACCCGTAAATAAAGGCAAGATAGGTTTGCCAAAAGGTGTTTCTAAAGGGCAAAATGTATTAAATTTATTATTAGAATTGTTCGATTCTGTAGATGGCAATCAAGATTTTGCCAAACTACCAACCCCATTTTTTTGTATTGCCACAGATGTAGAAAATGGCGAACCTGTTGTTCTAGAAAAGGGTTCTTTGCCTATATCTTTAAGAGCGAGTGGTTCTTTTCCATCACTTTTAAACCCCGTAGAAATAGGAGATAAGCTTTTAATTGATGGGGGTATTGCAAATAACTTTCCTGTAAGTATTATGAAAAAGAAAGGAATCGATATTATAATAGGCGTAGATGTAGAAGGCAAGTTGTTTCAAAAAGATAAAATAAATTCTGTGGTAACATTATTAAACCAAATAATGAGCTATCAAATGTATAACAAAACAGATGAAGAAATAAAAAAATTAGATGTTTACATTCACCCACAAATATCTGATTACACAGTAGTAGATTTTGATAAAAAAGAAGAAATTATAGAAAAAGGCACCATTGAAGCCAAAAAATACAGCAAAGTTTTTGAGCAAATTGCCGCAAAACAAGTTGTAAAGAAAAAAAGAAAAAATATAAATTTTAATAAAGAAAAATTAAAGATTTCTGAGATTGGTGTCCATGGAGGAAAAAACTATACAAGAGCCTATATTTTAGGAAAATTAAATATTAAAAACGGAGACAGTTTGTCTAGGCAAGACATTACTAAAAAAATATATTTACTATCTGCAACCAGAAATTTTAATAGAATTGAATATAATTTAGTTAAAAAAATAAATGGTAGTTATTTATTAGATTTTAAAGTAAGCGAATCTAACGAAAAGGCCAATTTAAAATTAGGCATACATTACGATTACTTATATAAATCTAGCATTCTTGCAAACTATAATCATAAAAGTGTGCTAACAAAGAACGACATGCTTTCTTTAAACTTAATTTTTGGAGACAATTTAAGGTACGATTTTACCTACTTTGTAGATAATGGTTTTTACACGAGTTATGGTTTTCGATCTAGGTACAATCACTTTCGCTCTCAAGTTCCTTTTAGCGAAAGTACTTCTCCGAATATAAGCAGTGTAAACATACGATATTCAGATTTTACCAATGAAATATTTTTACAAACAACATTTAGTCGAAAATTTGCAATTGGTATTGGTGCAGAAGTAAAAAGAATAGAGGCATTAACAGACAATATTAATTCGTTAGACGACAGTCATATTGCAGACGATAGCGTTTATTTTAATGTTTTAGGATATTTAAAATTAGATACTTACAATAAGAGGTATTTTGCCACAAAAGGGTTTTTCGCAGATCTAGGTTTTAAATGGTATTTGCTTTCTAGTGATTTTGCAAATAATTTCGAACGATATGCACAAACAAAAGGAAAAGTGGGTTTTGCTACCTCTTTTTGGGATAAGTTTACATTACAATATACAGGAGAAGCTGGTTTTTCTTTAAGCTCAGTAGAATCTCGTGTTTTCGATTTCCAATTAGGAGGTAATAATCAAAATTACATTAATAATTTTATTTCTCTTTATGGATACGAATTTGCAGATTTAAGTGACGAATCTTTTGTGAAATCGGAATTTAATATTCGTTATCAATTTTTACCTAAACATTATTTTTCTGTAATTGCAAATTATGCACGTTTAGATACAAACGTTTTTAAAGATATCGATTTATTTAAAGATGTAAAATCTGGTTATGCATTAGGCTACAGTTACGATTCTTTTCTTGGGCCTATAGAATTAAAATATAGTTGGTCTCCAGATACTAATGAAAACGTTTGGTTGTTTAACTTAGGTTTTTGGTTTTAA
- a CDS encoding inorganic phosphate transporter has translation MGDPYILMLVALAVLAIVDLVVGVSNDAVNFLNSAIGSKAISVKNIMIIASLGVFFGAVTSSGMMEVARKGIFNPSMFMFQDIMIIFMAVMITDILLLDIFNSLGMPTSTTVSIVFELLGAAVCISLIKISANNSQSVLDIWNYINHKKALEIINGILLSVVVAFSVGAIVQFLSRLIYSFNFDKRATYINALFGGFAITAITYFIIIKGMKGTPFYDDIKHLIEGNTLLIIAGSFVVWSIISQLLIQVFKINILKLIIGVGTFSLAMAFSGNDLVNFVGVPIAAWNSYQAWEVSGVAADSFSMGILAKKVPSNIWLLLMAGAIMVVTLWTSSKAQNVIKTGIDLSRQGEGHEKFQPNPLSRIVVRAAMGINAGISYIVPKSALAYVDSKFQKPIIELPKDKTYELPAFDLVRAAVNLIVAGILISIATSMKLPLSTTYVTFMVAMGTSLADRAWGRESAVYRVAGVLNVIGGWFLTAITAFLAAAVVAYLISWNMVMIPILLAVVALLIGRNTLIHRNKTKEIKKQEYIERAELITINGVIEESADHISGVITRINKLYTNVVNDLANHDLNKLRKTDKHVNKLNDEIDGLKDGVFYFIKSLDETSVQASRFYIMVLGYLQDIAQSISYISRASYKHVNNNHKNLKKGQIKDLKGIDVQLSTLLVKEAAIFENRDLDNLNALIIEKNELLNSVSSSIEKQVSRIRTDETSPKNTTLYFSVLLETKDLITALMSLLQTYEEFHLSTKQNKE, from the coding sequence ATGGGAGATCCATATATTTTAATGCTTGTTGCTTTGGCTGTGTTGGCCATTGTAGATTTAGTTGTAGGGGTTAGTAACGATGCTGTAAACTTTTTAAACTCGGCTATTGGTTCTAAAGCAATCTCTGTAAAAAATATAATGATAATTGCCAGTTTAGGCGTGTTCTTTGGAGCTGTTACTTCTAGTGGAATGATGGAAGTTGCACGTAAGGGAATTTTTAACCCAAGCATGTTTATGTTCCAAGACATTATGATTATATTTATGGCTGTAATGATTACAGATATCTTATTATTAGATATCTTTAACTCGTTAGGAATGCCAACTTCTACAACCGTTTCTATTGTTTTTGAACTGTTAGGAGCTGCCGTTTGTATTTCTTTAATAAAGATTTCTGCAAACAATTCTCAATCTGTATTAGATATTTGGAATTATATCAACCATAAAAAAGCGCTAGAAATAATTAACGGAATACTACTCTCTGTAGTCGTCGCCTTTTCTGTAGGTGCGATTGTTCAGTTTTTATCGAGATTAATTTATTCTTTTAATTTCGATAAAAGAGCGACCTATATTAATGCCCTGTTTGGTGGTTTTGCAATTACCGCAATAACTTATTTTATTATTATAAAAGGTATGAAAGGAACTCCTTTTTATGATGATATAAAACATTTAATTGAAGGAAATACACTTTTAATTATTGCAGGAAGTTTTGTGGTTTGGTCTATAATTTCTCAACTATTAATTCAGGTTTTTAAAATAAATATCTTAAAATTAATTATTGGAGTAGGAACCTTTTCTTTAGCAATGGCTTTCTCTGGAAACGATTTGGTAAACTTTGTAGGCGTACCAATTGCTGCATGGAATTCTTACCAAGCGTGGGAAGTTTCTGGTGTTGCAGCAGATAGTTTTTCTATGGGTATTTTAGCAAAAAAAGTACCTTCTAATATTTGGTTATTATTAATGGCAGGTGCAATTATGGTTGTTACATTATGGACTTCTAGCAAAGCACAAAACGTAATAAAAACTGGCATCGATTTATCGAGGCAAGGAGAAGGACATGAGAAATTTCAACCCAATCCATTATCTAGAATTGTAGTTAGAGCTGCTATGGGCATTAATGCTGGAATTAGTTATATAGTTCCTAAATCTGCTTTAGCGTATGTAGATTCTAAATTTCAAAAACCAATTATAGAGTTGCCAAAAGATAAAACGTACGAATTACCAGCTTTCGATTTAGTAAGAGCCGCTGTTAATTTAATTGTTGCTGGAATTTTAATATCGATTGCCACTTCTATGAAATTACCACTATCTACCACATATGTAACTTTTATGGTTGCCATGGGTACTTCTTTAGCAGATAGAGCTTGGGGAAGAGAAAGTGCTGTATATAGAGTTGCTGGAGTTCTTAATGTAATTGGCGGATGGTTTTTAACTGCAATTACAGCATTTTTAGCAGCAGCAGTTGTGGCGTATTTAATTAGCTGGAACATGGTTATGATTCCTATTTTGTTAGCAGTTGTTGCTTTATTAATAGGCAGAAACACCTTAATTCATAGAAACAAAACAAAAGAAATTAAAAAACAAGAATATATAGAAAGGGCAGAATTAATTACCATTAATGGTGTAATTGAAGAAAGTGCAGATCATATCTCTGGAGTTATTACACGTATAAACAAATTATATACAAATGTTGTAAACGATTTAGCAAACCACGATTTAAATAAATTACGTAAAACCGACAAACACGTTAATAAATTAAATGACGAAATTGATGGTTTAAAAGACGGCGTTTTTTATTTTATTAAATCTTTAGACGAAACTTCTGTACAAGCTAGTAGATTTTACATTATGGTTTTAGGTTACTTACAAGATATAGCACAATCTATTAGCTATATTTCTAGAGCGAGCTATAAACATGTAAATAACAACCATAAAAATTTAAAAAAGGGCCAAATAAAAGATTTAAAAGGAATAGACGTTCAGCTATCTACTTTATTAGTTAAAGAAGCTGCTATTTTCGAAAATAGAGATTTAGACAACTTAAATGCGCTTATTATCGAAAAAAATGAGCTATTAAACAGTGTTTCTTCTTCTATTGAAAAACAAGTATCTAGAATTAGAACCGACGAAACAAGCCCTAAAAACACCACTTTATACTTTAGTGTTCTTTTAGAAACAAAAGATTTAATTACTGCTTTAATGAGTTTGTTACAAACCTATGAAGAGTTTCATTTAAGCACAAAACAAAATAAAGAATAG
- a CDS encoding TonB-dependent receptor, with protein sequence MKKFLCIAFVALSQFLIAQDKGTIKGLLTDKETNNEPLPFANVIIKGTAIGGTTDFDGLYSFKVPAGTHTVQFSFVGYKTIEKVFTIKAGETITINQLMSAEEGVGLDEVVVKSSTSKEKTSALILEQKKAVSIKTTIGAQELSVKGVSDAEGAVTKTAGVSKGSKNVVVRGLGDRYNSTNLNGLPLPSEDPEYKNISLDFFGTDIIKNIEVNKVFTPELYGDVGGANINIASKELVKKSLLNVNTSLGVNTQTFSKEFLTIDGTNRFGTQNTSIPINDLSKYSFKNSFKPQSQDFQLNNSISFAGGKKYDVNEDTFSFFIVGGFDGSYNYLDGNIKQTTSSGEIFQDQSFTKYEYNVSQILMANLKYKFEEGHNIAYNHLFIHNNKQSIGDYLGFNNPEQDGDLEFQRRQQTNNNELYVNQLIANYKFTERLDFEAKGSLNFIRGNEPDRRTNKYLFRDNYYSPETSSAGENERYFAKLEENDYAAKGKFSYKLKEDEEDISILEFGGDYRYTERLFSATIFNHDFSSRVAVDIENPDAVFSQSSIDNTIFELETGRGGVSNPNAFVPFTYRGKRQIFAGFGNLVYQLSDNFIASVGGRFEKIQQRVTYNTNIAQSAIDGASNLDRTYLLPSFNLKFNFSENSILRIAGSQSYTFPQFKETAPFKYQDISFSSQGNPDLKPSDNYNLDAKYEYYMSSSELFTVTGFYKYIQNPIARSEIPSGGNTLTYLNVGDDASVYGIELEVRKNIYEIEDKDLKIMGGVNTSYLVSNVNLDANSIAQFTNATSNLEGATPFLINADISINKKYNDNTFISSLVFNYFSERVYSVGTRGFANILEKGIPTLDLVSSYEFNKNYKLKLKATNLLNPDFQLSRDGFNGENNVVLSNYKKGVNISLGFSYDF encoded by the coding sequence ATGAAGAAATTTTTATGTATTGCTTTTGTAGCTTTAAGTCAATTTTTAATAGCACAAGACAAAGGAACTATAAAAGGTTTGTTAACAGATAAAGAAACAAATAACGAGCCATTACCATTTGCAAATGTTATTATAAAAGGAACTGCAATTGGAGGGACTACAGATTTTGATGGACTGTATTCATTTAAAGTACCAGCAGGAACTCACACGGTTCAGTTTAGTTTTGTTGGTTATAAAACCATCGAAAAAGTATTTACTATAAAAGCAGGAGAAACCATTACCATTAACCAATTAATGTCTGCAGAAGAAGGTGTTGGTTTAGACGAGGTTGTTGTAAAGTCTTCTACGAGTAAAGAAAAAACAAGCGCCTTAATTTTAGAACAGAAAAAAGCGGTTTCAATAAAAACAACTATTGGAGCTCAAGAGCTATCTGTAAAAGGAGTTTCTGATGCAGAAGGAGCTGTTACAAAAACAGCAGGTGTTTCTAAAGGATCTAAAAATGTTGTGGTAAGAGGTTTGGGAGATCGTTACAACTCTACGAATTTAAATGGTTTGCCTTTACCTTCTGAAGACCCTGAATATAAAAATATATCTTTAGATTTTTTTGGAACAGATATTATAAAAAATATTGAAGTAAATAAGGTGTTTACACCAGAATTATATGGAGATGTTGGTGGTGCAAACATAAATATTGCTTCAAAAGAATTGGTAAAAAAGAGCTTATTAAATGTAAATACTTCTTTAGGTGTAAATACACAAACATTTTCTAAGGAGTTTTTAACAATAGATGGAACCAATAGATTTGGAACCCAAAACACTAGTATTCCAATAAACGATTTATCTAAATATTCTTTTAAAAATTCATTTAAGCCACAAAGTCAAGATTTTCAGTTAAATAATAGTATCTCTTTTGCTGGGGGTAAAAAATATGATGTTAATGAAGACACTTTTAGCTTTTTTATTGTTGGTGGATTTGACGGAAGTTATAATTATCTAGACGGTAATATCAAACAAACAACTAGTTCTGGAGAGATTTTTCAAGACCAATCTTTTACGAAATATGAATATAATGTTTCGCAAATTTTAATGGCGAACTTAAAATATAAATTCGAAGAAGGGCATAATATTGCTTACAATCATTTATTTATTCATAATAATAAACAATCTATTGGAGATTATTTAGGTTTTAATAATCCAGAGCAAGATGGCGATTTAGAATTTCAAAGAAGACAGCAAACAAATAATAACGAGTTGTATGTAAATCAATTAATTGCAAATTACAAGTTTACAGAAAGACTAGATTTCGAAGCAAAAGGTTCTTTAAATTTTATTAGAGGTAATGAGCCAGACAGAAGAACGAATAAATATTTATTTAGAGATAATTATTATAGTCCAGAAACGAGTTCTGCAGGAGAAAACGAACGTTATTTTGCGAAGTTAGAAGAGAACGATTATGCTGCAAAAGGAAAATTTTCATATAAATTAAAAGAAGACGAAGAAGATATTAGCATTTTAGAATTTGGAGGAGATTATAGATATACAGAGCGTTTATTTTCTGCTACTATATTTAATCACGATTTTTCTAGCAGAGTTGCCGTAGATATCGAAAATCCAGATGCTGTATTTTCTCAATCTTCGATAGATAATACTATTTTTGAATTGGAAACAGGTAGAGGTGGTGTAAGTAACCCAAATGCATTTGTACCATTTACCTACAGAGGTAAAAGACAAATATTTGCAGGTTTTGGAAATTTAGTATATCAATTAAGTGATAATTTTATTGCCTCTGTTGGTGGTAGATTCGAAAAAATTCAGCAACGAGTTACTTATAACACAAACATTGCACAATCTGCTATAGATGGAGCTTCAAATTTAGATAGAACCTATTTGTTACCAAGCTTCAACTTAAAATTCAACTTTAGTGAAAACAGTATTTTAAGAATTGCAGGGAGCCAGAGTTACACGTTTCCACAGTTCAAAGAAACAGCTCCATTTAAATATCAAGACATAAGTTTTTCATCTCAAGGTAACCCAGATTTAAAACCTTCAGATAATTATAATTTAGATGCGAAATACGAATACTACATGTCCTCGTCTGAATTATTTACTGTTACTGGGTTTTATAAATACATTCAAAATCCAATTGCAAGAAGCGAGATTCCTTCTGGAGGAAATACATTAACCTATTTAAATGTTGGAGACGATGCAAGTGTTTATGGAATTGAATTAGAAGTTAGAAAAAATATTTATGAAATTGAAGACAAAGATTTAAAAATTATGGGAGGTGTAAATACATCTTACTTAGTTTCTAATGTTAACTTAGATGCAAACTCTATAGCACAATTTACAAATGCAACAAGTAATTTGGAAGGAGCAACACCATTTTTAATAAATGCAGATATTTCTATCAATAAAAAATACAACGATAATACATTTATCTCTTCACTAGTATTTAATTATTTTAGTGAAAGAGTTTACTCTGTTGGTACTAGAGGTTTTGCAAATATTTTAGAAAAAGGAATACCAACACTAGATTTGGTTTCTTCTTACGAATTTAATAAAAATTATAAACTTAAATTAAAAGCAACGAATTTATTAAATCCAGATTTTCAATTATCTAGAGATGGTTTCAATGGAGAAAATAATGTTGTGTTAAGTAATTATAAAAAAGGTGTTAATATAAGTTTAGGATTCTCTTATGATTTCTAG
- a CDS encoding porin, with protein sequence MIFKLLRMLVIIVCAFNFIAINAQKTNAPKFGKGVFNLVGKDSSFTMKIGLRFQTLATSQWAINSGLTNSETAMSIRRSRLKFNGFAFSPKLKYKIELGLSNRDQSGISQFTSNAPRYIMDAILKWNFAGNFVLWLGQAKLPGNRERVISSGNLQQVDRSLLNSRFNIDRDIGIQLRHKFNLTNTFLVKEIFSIAQGEGRNVTTENIGGYQYTTRVELFPFGDFKNRGDYKGSDLMFEKKPKLSIGFTYDFNNNASKTRSNQGFYMVNDTGFYSTNISTIFIDAMYKHKGFSFMAEYANRNADDAFAKNSDGTLTGDIVQVGNGLNLQTGYLLSKTLEISGRYTNISLDRNITGEGAENQYTLGASKYIAGHKLKIQTDVSYTDIGFQKNQLMCRLQVDIHF encoded by the coding sequence ATGATTTTTAAATTACTACGTATGTTAGTAATAATTGTTTGTGCCTTTAATTTTATTGCTATAAATGCGCAAAAAACAAATGCTCCAAAATTTGGCAAAGGTGTTTTTAATTTAGTAGGAAAAGACAGCTCTTTTACTATGAAAATTGGTTTACGATTCCAAACTTTAGCGACTTCTCAGTGGGCTATTAATAGCGGACTTACCAACTCAGAAACTGCAATGTCGATTAGAAGATCTCGTTTAAAGTTTAATGGTTTTGCCTTTTCGCCCAAATTAAAATATAAAATTGAATTGGGTTTGTCTAACAGAGACCAATCTGGAATTTCGCAATTCACAAGCAATGCTCCAAGATACATTATGGATGCCATTTTAAAATGGAATTTCGCTGGCAACTTTGTTTTGTGGTTAGGGCAAGCAAAATTACCAGGAAATAGAGAACGCGTAATTTCTTCTGGAAATTTACAACAAGTAGATCGTTCTTTATTAAATAGTCGCTTTAACATCGATAGAGATATAGGAATTCAACTAAGGCACAAATTTAACCTTACAAATACCTTCTTAGTAAAAGAAATATTTTCTATAGCTCAAGGTGAAGGTCGAAACGTTACTACCGAGAACATTGGCGGATATCAATATACAACCCGAGTAGAATTATTTCCTTTTGGAGATTTTAAAAACAGAGGAGATTACAAAGGAAGTGATTTAATGTTCGAAAAAAAACCGAAATTATCTATAGGTTTTACTTACGATTTTAACAATAATGCATCTAAAACAAGAAGTAACCAAGGTTTTTATATGGTAAATGATACTGGATTTTATTCTACAAATATTTCTACCATATTTATAGATGCCATGTATAAACACAAAGGCTTTTCTTTTATGGCAGAATATGCAAATAGAAATGCAGACGACGCTTTCGCAAAAAATTCTGACGGCACTCTTACAGGAGATATCGTTCAAGTAGGAAATGGTTTAAATTTACAAACTGGCTATTTACTATCGAAAACTTTAGAAATTTCTGGACGTTATACAAACATTTCATTAGACAGAAATATTACTGGAGAAGGAGCCGAAAACCAATATACTTTAGGAGCTTCTAAATATATTGCTGGCCATAAATTAAAAATACAAACAGATGTAAGTTACACAGATATCGGTTTTCAAAAAAATCAACTTATGTGTAGGTTACAAGTAGATATTCATTTTTAA